Part of the Parcubacteria group bacterium ADurb.Bin159 genome is shown below.
AAAGATCCTGTAGGTATGACAGGCTCTCGATTAGAAGTTGATGCTCAAGTTATTTTAGGATTATCCAATCAAATTAAAACACTAAATAAAACATTTTATCGGGTGGGCATAGAAGTTAATGAATTTATTTTTTCGATTTTAGCCTGTGCTGAATCTGTTCTTAATCGAGAGCAAAAAGAGTTGGGGGTTGTTTTAGTTAATCTCGGAGAAACAACAGCAAGTATGGCTGTTTTTGAAGAAGGAGATATTCTAAAAGCTAATGTTTTACCCATAGGTTCTCGCCATATTACTGCTGATATTGCTATTGGTTTGCAGATTCCTATGAAATTAGCAGAGAAAATAAAAATTAATTATGGCACAGCCAAACCAGAGACAGTTCCTAAATATGAACAAATTAATCTTAGCGAATTAGATGAGAAGATAAAAACAATAGTGAGCAGGAAGGAGGTAGCAGAAATTATTTCTGCTAGATGCGAGGAAATTTTTAATCTTGTGGACGAAGAATTGAAAAAAATTGGCCGTAGCGGGAAATTGCCAGCAGGAGTGGTTTTAACCGGCGCGGCAGCTCAGCTTGACGGCATAGCGGAATTAGCAAAACGTGTTTTTAAATTACCAACATCGATTGGATTCCCTTCGGGTTATGATACGGCTATTGATAAAATCAATGACCCCAGTTTTTCTGCAGCTATTGGTTTGGTGTTATGGAATCCAGCTTATTCAATAGAATCTTCTCCTAAAGGGACAATGGGATTAAAATTTAAAAATTGGGTTAAAAATTTATGGCCGAAATAATAAAAAGTCAAAAATCTCTTGCCTACCATCAGGTAGAAAAAAACAAAAGCCAAAATGATAAATTAAAAGTTAAAGATAAAAAGATAAAAAAAGAAATAAATAAATCAGATAAATTAACCAATAAAAAATATTACGGGCCAAGGATTAAGATTATAGGGGTAGGGGGAGCAGGGGGGAATATAGTAGCGCGGCTTAGAAAGAAAAGTAAAGCTGATGGTTTAGATTATTTAGCCATTAATACTGATAAACAAGCATTAAGCGCGCTTCCTAGATTGATTAAGAAAATAATAATTGGTCAAAAAATTACCGGGGGATTGGGAGCAGGAATGAATCCGGATATTGGCCGAGCAGCGGCAGAAGAAGATGAAGAAATTATAAAAGAAGAGATAAAAAAAGCAGATATGGTTTTTATTTTAGCTGGTTTTGGCGGAGGGACGGGTACAGGGGCAACACCAGTGATTGCTGAAATAGCCAGAAAATTGGGAATTTTAACAGTGGTTTTGGCTATTCGTCCCTTTTCTTTTGAAGGGGAAGAACGGCTTTCTATCGCCGAAAACGGTTTTAAGGAAGTTCTTAATTTTGTAGATACGGCTATTTTTTTATCTAACGAACAATTATTCAGTCATTTGCCAGAAGGGGTTTCTCTTTTAGAAGGTTTTGATATAGCGGATAATATTTTTTCTGACGGACTTTTAGGAATTTTTAATATTTTGATTGAACCAGGTTTAATTAATCTTGATTTTGCTGATCTTAGAGTTGTTTTAGAAAATGGCGGGCAAGGTATTTTGGCTATTGGCGAAGGGGAAGGAGATAAGAAAGATGAAGAAATTATAAAGGGTTTATTGAAAAATATTCCTCCTGATTTTCTATTGAAAAATTCAAAAAGAATTTTTTATGCCATAACAAGTAGTCCTTCTTCGGCTTTTAGTGAAATCCAAAAAATTATTGAAAAAATTAAAGAATTGTCTAATCCTGAAGCTAAAATAATTTTTGGCATTTCCATTGATTTAAAATTACACAATAAAGTGAAAGCAACTCTCATCGCTACATCTTCCGATAATTCCTCAACCTTTTTGGCATCTAATTACAAACCCATAGAACAGAAAGATAAGGAAAAAGATAAAAATAAATCGGAGGATTATGCTGATTTTGAAAAAAAGGAGGACAAACAAAAAATATTTGAAGAGACAAAAAATCAAAAGTATCAAGATTCTTTATACGATGAATTGGATATTCCCGCTTTTATTAGGCGCCGTCTGCATAAATAAAGCGATTTTTTCAAAATTCACGAGTCAAAAGCAAGAATCAGAAAAAATTTATAATTTTAGATTTATTCAATAATTTATGTCAAAACCAACAGATTCATATAAAGCAGAATCAATTACCATTTTAGAAGGGTTAGCAGCTGTTCGTCGCCATCCGGCAATGTATATTGGTTCAACTGGCATAGCCGGCCTCCATCATCTTGTATACGAAGTTTGTGATAACGCGTTAGATGAAGTTATTGCTGGCTATGGTAAAAATATTATTGTTGACCTTTTAGATGATAATATGGTGAGAGTGAGTGACGATGGTAGGGGTATTCCTGTTGATATTCATAAGCCTACAGGACTTTCGGCGTTAGAAGTGGTAATGACCCGTTTGCATGCTGGGGCTAAATTTTCTCAAGATATTTATAAAGTATCGGGCGGTTTGCATGGTGTAGGAGTCGCAGCGGTTAATGCCTTGTCTTCTTATCTTAAAGCAGAGGTTAAAAGAGACGGTTATCTTTACGAACAAACTTACCGCCAAGGTAAACCGGAAACAAAAGTTAAAAAAGTCAAAAAGGCGGAAGGCACAGGGACAATAATTACTTTTCAACCAGATGTGTCTATTTTTGGCAACATTGAGTTTAATCTTAAAACTATTCTTGCCCATCTTCGCCAGCAAGCATATCTTACTTCCGGAGTAAAAATACAAGTAAATGATTTTAGAAAAAAGAATTACAATCCTTATACTTTTTATTTTGAGGGAGGAATAAGATCTTTTGTGCGATATCTTAATCGAACAAATAAACCTATTTCAGAAGAAATTTTTTATGTGAGTAAAGAGGTGGATAAAGTTTTTGTAGAAATCGCTCTTCAATATGTTGATGATTATAAAGAAAATGTTTTGGGTTTTGCTAATAATATTTATACCGTCGATGGAGGAACACATTTAGTTGGTTTTAGAACAGCATTAACTCGGGCATTAAATAGTTTTGCTCGAAACAAAGAATTATTAAAAGAAAAAGATATTAATTTAACAGGAGATGATGTTAAAGAAGGACTTACCACTATAGTAAGTGTTCGTTTACCTCGTCCTCAATTTGAAGGACAGACAAAAGGGAAACTTGGCAATGAAGAGATAAGAAGCATTGTAGACAATGTTTTTTCTACTGCCTTTAAAACATATTTAGAAGAGCATCCCAAATCAGCGGGAGCTATCATAAATAAATGCCTTTTAACATTAAGAGCGAGGAGAGCGGCTAAAAATGCCAAAGAAGCAATTCTTAGAAAGGGATTACTTGAATCGTTTTCTCTTCCCGGCAAATTATCCGATTGTTCTTCCGGGGAGGCAGCTATATCTGAACTTTATATTGTAGAAGGGGACAGCGCTGGTGGTTCGGCTCGTCAGGGGAGAGATCCAAGATTCCAAGCAATATTACCCTTAAGGGGGAAAATTTTAAATGCTGAACGGACAAGAATGGAAAAAATTTTAGTCAATGAAGAGTTAAAATCTTTGATTATTGCTTTAGGAACAAATATTGGGGAACAATTTAATATAAATAAACTTCGTTATCACAAAATTATTATTATGACCGATGCTGATGTTGACGGCTTGCATATTAGAACACTTCTCCTGACTTTTTTTTGGCGATACTTCCCTGAATTAATAAAAGGCGGTTATATTTATATTGCTTGTCCGCCTCTTTATCGGATAAATTATAAAGGAAAAAATTATTATGTTTATAGTGATGAAGAAAAAGAAAAATTAATAAAAAAAATAACTTATAAAACGCCATCTTCTAAAGCAGAAAAGTCAAGTTTTAAGATTAAAAAATTGGAAGAGAAAAAATCAGGAGAAGAGAAAATTGATATCCAAAGATATAAAGGATTAGGAGAAATGAACCCTGATGAATTATATACCACAACAATGGATCCAGAAAACAGAATTTTAAAACTTGTTACTGTGGAAGACGCTACTCAAGCCGATGAAATTTTTGAAATTTTAATGGGGGAAGATGTTGAGGCAAGAAAACATTTTATTCAAGTTCACGCTAAACAAGCAGAAAACATAGATGTGTAAAAATTTTTATTTTAATAATAATTTTAATTTTTAATATTTAATTTTTAATTTTATTATGTTTGATGCAGTTACTGTGGGGGGAACGGTTCAGGATATTATTTTTATTACTAAAGAAGGAAAAACTATTTCAAATTACAATGATCCTCTTTGTCAAAAATTGATGGGATTTGAGGAGGGGGCAAAAATTTATAGTAAAGAAGTATATTTCACTTCAGGCGGAGGAGCAGCCAATTTGGCTGTCGGTTTAAGTAGATTTGGCGTTAAAACAAGTATTTTATCTCGTCTCGGTAAAGATGATATAGGGAAAACAATTATAAGCAATTTAAAAAAAGAAGGAGTGGACACTTCTAACATTCAGTTAGATTCACATTTATCAACGGGTATTTCTTTTATTGTAAGTTTCCCTAAATCTCCCAAACAAATTATTTTTTCCTATCGCGGAGCGAACGATAAATTAAAAGTTCCAACTCAAAAAATTTCTACTCGCTGGTTTGTTGTTTCTTCTTTAAGTTTTTCTCATTGGACAAATATTTTAGATTATATAATTTCTCAAAAATGCGAAATTCTTTGGAACCCGGGAATTTCTCAAATTAGAATCCCGTTTTTTGTTTTCAGTAAATATCTTAAACAAATAATGATTTTTGTGGTTAATGAAGATGAAGCGCGAGAAATAGTTTTTAGAAAAAACAAAATAAAAAAAATATCCCTTAAAGAAGTTATAAAACAAATTTATTCTCTTGGTCCAAAAATAGTAGTTGTCACTCAGGGAAAGAATGGAGCAACTGCTTTTGATGGAAAAAATTTTTATTTTAAAAAAGCCAAGAAAACAAATATTATAAACGTGACCGGAGCAGGGGACGCCTTTAATAGCGGTTTTTTGGCTTATTATATGAAGTATGCTTCAATTAATAAGGCTTTGGAAGGCGGAATTTTAAATAGTGCGGCAGTTATTTCTCAAATTGGCGCGCAAAAAGGACTATTTAAAATAAATTAGAATTTCTATTTTCATCTTTTGATTTATATCTTTAAGATTTAATTTTTAAGATATCATTATGTCTACTTTTATTAAAGTTCCTGTTGAGATTTCGGCAAGACATATTCATTTGTCAAAAAAAGATTTAGATAACCTTTTCGGCAGAGGATATAAATTAAAAAAATTACGGTCTCTTTCTCAACCAGGGATGTTTGCTGCTGAAGAAACAGTAGTTATTTGTAATAAGCAAAATTGTTTAAAAAATGTCAGAATTTTGGGACCAATTCGCCCTCAAACACAAATAGAAATTTCTCAAACAGACGCTCGAGCGCTTGGACTAAAACCGCCCCTTAGAATTTCTGAAGATATTAGAGGTAGCGCTGGCTGTCAAATAAAAGGGCCCAAAGGAACTATTGATTTAAAAGAAGGCGTTATTATTGCTTGGCGACATCTTCATTGCCCGTTATCTTTTGCCAAAAAATATAATTTAGAAAAAAGAAAATTTGTTTCTATTAAAATAAATAATCAGCGGTCATTGACTTTTCATAAAGTATGGTTGAGAATTAGCCCAAATTATAGATTGGCTTTTCATTTAGATACTGACGAGGGTAATGCCGCGGGAATAAAAAAAATAGCCAGAGGCTATTTAATACTATAAAATAATCATTTTAATTTAAACAATCCCGGTTTTTGAGCGGGATTTTTTATTTGGTCGCAATTACTGAACGAGGGAATTTAATTTTTACTTTACAAATTTTAGAATTGGAAAGACCGACTGTTTTGGCTTTAAATATGGCTAACTTACTCAAGGGCGAAAGCGAGGGCGGGGCAGGAATTCCTTTCCCCCAATTCCTTTTCCTTATTTTTACTCTACGGCTATACGACGTACATAAACGTAAATTGAAGAAAGGTAATAATCATAAGGGGTAACTTTTAAAGTATACTCTCCCGCCTGGTTAGGAGTAAAATAAAGTTTTCTCGTAATTGAAGTAACTTTTCCATCAAAATTACGAGGCCTTGTAAAAGGTTCTTCTTTGCTAATATAAATTATTGTTTTTTTATCAGGATTTTTTAATTCTATTTCTACTGAGAATTTTGGATCCGGCAATTCTATTTGAGGCATAACTTGAACTTCTAAAATCATTTTTTCATTTATTGCCTCTGTTAAAGAAAATTTGACCGTGGTTGGCGTCCCAGGCACTATACAAGAGGGATCCAAAGTTCCCTTTTCCCCCACCGAAGTATTTATTAATAAAACTGATGTACAGGGAAATTTATTTTGCCAGACAATTGGATATTTCTTTTCTTCTTTGGTCCCCAGAAAAATACCGGCAGCTAAAGCTCCAATTGTCAGTAAAATCCCACAAATAATAATAATTGTTTTTTCTTTTTTAGAAGCGTGTTTATATACCTTTTTTGTTTCTTTAAAAGATTTTTCTTCTTTCGCTGTTTTTTTCTTATTAATTTCCAAAGCAAAACCAACATTAAATTTGGTTAAAATTAATAAAATTGCTGATTTGAGTTGTATTAAAAGCATTAAGATAATATCAACGAAACCAGCCCAAAAAATAAAATCAATAACTTTTCCTTGAATAGTGAAACCAACAAAATTATTAATTACTTCCGGAAATACCCATACAAAATTAGGGTCTACTCCCAAATTAAAAGAATTAAAAAATTGATAAGCATGAGTATAATAAAAATAAGCGATAAAAGAAAAAATACCTATTTGAAGCCAAGGTGGAGAAAAAAGTGATAACAACTCGGCTGTCGTACCAACCACAAGGAAAATACCCAAAAGTATCTCAAACAAATACTGCCCTTGGTTAAAATTCAATTTGCTTTGAATAATAATAAGAACAAAAATCCCTATCCCTACAAAACAAAATAGCCATAAAAGCAAAGAAATAATTTTTGAAAAAATATTCCAAATAATTTTTCCAAAGGAAACGTTCATATTTTTATTTTACGTTGCTTCACGAATTGTTACATCAATATATTCAATGCCGTAGCTATAAGGAGTAATTTTTAAGGTGTAATCTCCTGCTTTTTCAATAGTAAAATTAAATTCTTTAAAAGAATTAGAGTTTTTATTTGGAGAATTAGGAATAGATCCTTTTAAAATTTCTTCTTTTTCTAAGTAAATAATTGTTTTTTTGTCAGGATTTTTTAATTCTACTTCAACAGAGGCCTCTGGCGAATTTTTCCCTTCTTGAATAAGAGGTTGCATAGCAACCATTAAATATAAAATTAATTTTTCATTTTCTTTCTCTAATGGAATAAGAGCTGTTTTTGTTTCTCCTGGTTTAATCGAGGAAGGA
Proteins encoded:
- the pduL gene encoding Phosphate propanoyltransferase; this translates as MSTFIKVPVEISARHIHLSKKDLDNLFGRGYKLKKLRSLSQPGMFAAEETVVICNKQNCLKNVRILGPIRPQTQIEISQTDARALGLKPPLRISEDIRGSAGCQIKGPKGTIDLKEGVIIAWRHLHCPLSFAKKYNLEKRKFVSIKINNQRSLTFHKVWLRISPNYRLAFHLDTDEGNAAGIKKIARGYLIL
- the gyrB gene encoding DNA gyrase subunit B; translated protein: MSKPTDSYKAESITILEGLAAVRRHPAMYIGSTGIAGLHHLVYEVCDNALDEVIAGYGKNIIVDLLDDNMVRVSDDGRGIPVDIHKPTGLSALEVVMTRLHAGAKFSQDIYKVSGGLHGVGVAAVNALSSYLKAEVKRDGYLYEQTYRQGKPETKVKKVKKAEGTGTIITFQPDVSIFGNIEFNLKTILAHLRQQAYLTSGVKIQVNDFRKKNYNPYTFYFEGGIRSFVRYLNRTNKPISEEIFYVSKEVDKVFVEIALQYVDDYKENVLGFANNIYTVDGGTHLVGFRTALTRALNSFARNKELLKEKDINLTGDDVKEGLTTIVSVRLPRPQFEGQTKGKLGNEEIRSIVDNVFSTAFKTYLEEHPKSAGAIINKCLLTLRARRAAKNAKEAILRKGLLESFSLPGKLSDCSSGEAAISELYIVEGDSAGGSARQGRDPRFQAILPLRGKILNAERTRMEKILVNEELKSLIIALGTNIGEQFNINKLRYHKIIIMTDADVDGLHIRTLLLTFFWRYFPELIKGGYIYIACPPLYRINYKGKNYYVYSDEEKEKLIKKITYKTPSSKAEKSSFKIKKLEEKKSGEEKIDIQRYKGLGEMNPDELYTTTMDPENRILKLVTVEDATQADEIFEILMGEDVEARKHFIQVHAKQAENIDV
- the iolC gene encoding 5-dehydro-2-deoxygluconokinase; the protein is MFDAVTVGGTVQDIIFITKEGKTISNYNDPLCQKLMGFEEGAKIYSKEVYFTSGGGAANLAVGLSRFGVKTSILSRLGKDDIGKTIISNLKKEGVDTSNIQLDSHLSTGISFIVSFPKSPKQIIFSYRGANDKLKVPTQKISTRWFVVSSLSFSHWTNILDYIISQKCEILWNPGISQIRIPFFVFSKYLKQIMIFVVNEDEAREIVFRKNKIKKISLKEVIKQIYSLGPKIVVVTQGKNGATAFDGKNFYFKKAKKTNIINVTGAGDAFNSGFLAYYMKYASINKALEGGILNSAAVISQIGAQKGLFKIN
- the ftsA gene encoding Cell division protein FtsA, with product MRLEIITGIDLGSKTIRIAVGEKDPKTKKIKIIGAAEGESEGISKGVISNLEDTISSISKVVEKTERIIGTSIERANIGISGTHIISEESKGVVAVSRADGEISPEDVARALSAAQIIATPPNYEILHIIPRSYTIDSQPGIKDPVGMTGSRLEVDAQVILGLSNQIKTLNKTFYRVGIEVNEFIFSILACAESVLNREQKELGVVLVNLGETTASMAVFEEGDILKANVLPIGSRHITADIAIGLQIPMKLAEKIKINYGTAKPETVPKYEQINLSELDEKIKTIVSRKEVAEIISARCEEIFNLVDEELKKIGRSGKLPAGVVLTGAAAQLDGIAELAKRVFKLPTSIGFPSGYDTAIDKINDPSFSAAIGLVLWNPAYSIESSPKGTMGLKFKNWVKNLWPK
- the ftsZ gene encoding Cell division protein FtsZ, coding for MAEIIKSQKSLAYHQVEKNKSQNDKLKVKDKKIKKEINKSDKLTNKKYYGPRIKIIGVGGAGGNIVARLRKKSKADGLDYLAINTDKQALSALPRLIKKIIIGQKITGGLGAGMNPDIGRAAAEEDEEIIKEEIKKADMVFILAGFGGGTGTGATPVIAEIARKLGILTVVLAIRPFSFEGEERLSIAENGFKEVLNFVDTAIFLSNEQLFSHLPEGVSLLEGFDIADNIFSDGLLGIFNILIEPGLINLDFADLRVVLENGGQGILAIGEGEGDKKDEEIIKGLLKNIPPDFLLKNSKRIFYAITSSPSSAFSEIQKIIEKIKELSNPEAKIIFGISIDLKLHNKVKATLIATSSDNSSTFLASNYKPIEQKDKEKDKNKSEDYADFEKKEDKQKIFEETKNQKYQDSLYDELDIPAFIRRRLHK